The Ischnura elegans chromosome 9, ioIscEleg1.1, whole genome shotgun sequence genome includes the window AGAGCACCGCACCTTAAATTTTTAGTGTTCTACATTTATTGTGGGAGTGATTGTGTGACTCAACGGTCTGTTTTAGCAAAAGTTTTAAGTGTACGAAAGCCCTATTGGTTGTTCTAATTCACTTTGCATCCAGAATAAATTCTGTGGGACACAGTGCTTTATTATTCAGACATGGTACCGACACCCTTTTTTTGGCGGAATAtatgtgaaaatggaaattaGTTTATATAGTGGGAACATAATCGGCTGTATTGCATAACTATTAAACTATTTTGATTCAGTTATGTCCCTACTTAGTGAATTGAACAGCCAGCTTATACGATTCCCAGCAATGAGGAACATTCCAATTCCAAGAAATTTGCAGCTGTCCGTTCCTCAAAAGGCAAGTTCAGAAGTCCTTACACATTTCCTGTAATGATTTAAATGTGTTGACAAATTAGCATAATCATGTATGATGTGGAGTTCAAGGATGAGGCCAGGAAGATATGTTAATGTAGTTACTAATGCCATGTGAATGTTGTATTAGCATCCTGCACGCATAAATAGTAATTAGTGAGTTATCTTACTCTATTATCTTAGTTAAACTGCAAAATGGAGAGTAATTAAATTGCTGGGCTATTTATATTTAACCATATGCTCCCTGCTGGAGTGTATTGATAAATGGAATCTTCTTCTCTGTTTCATGGCTCATCTTCAGGTGACTGTTGTGTCAGTAACAGTTGGACTAGCTCTGCTCGGTTTCTTGGCGCGCTACTTCAGGAGGAAAAGGCATGCTGTAGGTTGCCCTCCCGAAGGCGAAGGCTCGAGTGAATTTAGCCGTGGACCTCGTAGAAGAGACAGGGATTCCAGAAAAGCGTCAGCATGCAAAGGCAGAAGTCCAAATGGCGGTGAGTGtgatgtttattattttttctttggcttTTTTTCAAGATTAGTTGCTATCATGAGCTGTGTGTTGTTTATAGCTGTTAAGGGACTCAaattttgcttgatgctaacaTGCAATACATTATGTCTCACTGTAGTTATCATGAAGTTCAGTTGTATGGTAAAGCTAGGTCTTGGGTTAACTTTGCCACACATTTGAATGTATACACTCAGCCATAGTTATTATGGTAATCCTAAAGCTTACTACCTGCATCATTGTATCTGATATACTCTCAACATATTTACGT containing:
- the LOC124164917 gene encoding uncharacterized protein LOC124164917; this encodes MSLLSELNSQLIRFPAMRNIPIPRNLQLSVPQKVTVVSVTVGLALLGFLARYFRRKRHAVGCPPEGEGSSEFSRGPRRRDRDSRKASACKGRSPNGEALRRVLHRQASSSMSAVSVASSTAASGASSVVAAGIPLDVASTLTPQQLGVMAANETKNLPVRPS